The stretch of DNA CGCCGCCGATTGGCATCAGTCAATGGGCTTCGCGCCACACGACTGCGAAACCCAGCGTGATACAACTTCGAGGGCATAGCCCGCAAATACGTTTCGATATCGCGCAGACTATCGCAGAAAATCAATTGCGAGAAAGCCATGCACAGAAACTGACAGCGACATGAAAAATGTCTGATGCGTTTGTGTTAGATCGTGGTCCCGCTGCAATCTCGTCAGCCGCGTGGCCGGCCGTCCAGTCGGCAATGACTTCGGCGTACTGCCGCCACGATTCCGGGCTGTTGTACTTCCCCAAATCGATGTCGCCCCAGTCGATGGTCACACTTTGGCCAAGTTTCTGGCTTTGTGATGACGGTACTTGGGCGGCTTGGGGTTGCGGCGGTTGAGCATGATCTGCCTTTCTCGGAAAGTGAAAACTTTGAAAAGCGGTACGCTGTACCGCCTTTCAGGCTTCACTGCCGCACTGCCGGAACGCCCGACAGGTAGCTAAATCCAAGCTCAGCAATCATTTAGAAGAAGTCGGGGTGACTGGCGTTCGTTTGAACCGTTGATCGACGTCTGCGTCGAGGCTATACTGGCGCCGCATGCTGGGTTCGTTGACGTTATAAGAATTCTTAAGATTCCCGCCTGATCAGTTACCGGAATCCACCCGTGAACACAGGCGATAATGACCGGTTTTGGGCGCTCCGACAAATTCGACCTTGCCCTCGCCTTTCAACGATTTCAAGTCGCGTTTGACTGTTGGCAATGGAGAGCCTAATTCATCGGCGATGGCGGGCGCCCGTAGTTCAAGGCCGCTTTGTAGTAGCTGGAGTATCCGGTTTTGACGTACCGCTACAGTATCACCGGACGGTAATACTGGATCACCAACAGGACCATTTACAGTATCACGAACAGGATCACCATGAAGGGATTGTGCTGTCTCGTGATCCTGTAACGGTGTCTCGCCATTCTTGGCGGCCCCTTGGACACTTAGTTTATGTGAAAAGCGATACCCTGGGCCACCACTAACGATCACATCATCAATCTTGCAGTCAATTTTTGCATCCGCCAACAGCGCCTTTTTGATCTGCTTTCGAATGTCTCTGATTAAACCTGCCGCACTTCGAGCATCTGCCAACTTCAACTCTGCAGCGAGTTTTGCCCCACTGTAACCTCGACCCTTATCGGATTGGATGTCTCGGAGCAACTTAAGGACACGCCATTTCTTGGTCGACATAGATTCGCTGAATATGACCACTCCGCAGAGCTCCACGCGATCCTCAAAAAACACTATCTGACCACCCGTGAACGGCTCCGGATCGTTGCCAGTGCCGGTAGCGTCTGTTTCGTCACCGATTGATTCTTCATTGTTCGCGTCTGGTGAGACATCCACCCCCGGCTCGGTGGTCGTTCGAGTCGGCCGAGCAGTTACCTCATTGAGCACCACACTGCATACGGCAATTGACAATGTCACAACATCGCAGAGATTGAACTCCATGAAGTTTGGAGGATTCCCATTCCACGATTTGAATCGCTCTACATCAACGCCGTGCTCTTCCAATTGGTCTGATGGGTAGGTTCCAAGTCGCATCAATTCCCAGTTCATGACAACGTTTTTCTGTGGCCCTCGAATCGGAATCCATAGATTTAACTGCCCATCTTGGAACTGCCGATCCGCCAGGAACGTTAGCCAGTCGTAGAACCCGTCACCCCATGGGCGCTGAAGCGGCCAATACTTTTTGCCCCACCCAGACTCGCGGACTGCATCCCCGGCGCTGCGCATCACGCCGATCAGTTTCCTAAAACCGTCGCGGTTCCATTGACCAGTCGTGGTAAAACCGGCACTGATTGAGAAGTCACCGGTAATCGACGATCGATCGTGTTCATGACGGCCCGTGTGCTTGCACGCACTCTCAAATAGGTCGCGATTCTCTGCGTCGGCGAAGATCAACCAACAGTCCAGCACCGGAAGTTCCACGGCAGCGTGCTCGAACCGCCGCCGACTCGTTTCCAGCGTGATGCGTTGTTGTTTGGAAAGCATGACTGATTCTTGCTGATTAGCGGACGCCCCATCTCACTCCTTCAACTCCGCCGCAATCGCCGTGAACTGATCGAGCGCCGTTTGCAAATCATCGGCGATTTCCTGCGCTAACACGTCCGGTTCCGGCAGGTCGTCGGAGTCTTCCAGGCTTTTGTCGCGGAGCCAGAAGATGTCTAGGTTGAATTTGTCGCGCTTCGCTAACTCATCGTAGTCGTATGCCCGCCAGCGGCCTTCAGGGGTCTCTTCGCTCCAGGTCGCTTTGCGGCGGTGGCGGTTTTTGGGTTTGTAGCACTTTACGAAGTCATCCAGGTCCGCCCGCTTGAGCGGATTGGTCTTTTGTGTGAAGTGCATGTTTGTCCGCAGGTCGTAGACCCACAGTTTTTTTGTCCAGGCCTTCTCCTGAGCCGGTTTGGCATCAAAGAACAGCACGTTGGCCTTCACGCCTTGCGCGTAGAAAATTCCGGTCGGCAGTCGCAACAACGTGTGCACGTCGCACTGTTGCAGCAGGTTGCGGCGGACGGTTTCGCCGGCGCCGCCTTCGAACAACACGTTGTCCGGTACGACGATCGCGCAGCGGCCGTTGATTTTGAGTAGCGTCCTGACGTGTTGCAGGAAATTGAGTTGTTTGTTCTTTGTTGAGGTCCAGAAGTCTTGGCGTTCGTAGGAGGTGTCTTCTTTTTCCAGGTCCCCCTCTTCATTGACGATGGCGATGCTGCTTTTTTTGCCGAACGGGGGATTGGTCAGCACAACGCTGAACCGTTCGCCTGGATCACCCGCCAGGGAGTCCACCCCCGACTTGATCGGGCAGGGATCGGCGTTGATGCCGTGCAGGTACAGGTTCATGATGCACAGCCGGGCGGTGTTGGGAACCAGTTCCCAGCCCTTCACAAATGCCGTCCGCAGGTGCTTCTTTTGATCCTTGTCCAGTTCCTTGGTGAAGTGGCGAACGATGTAGTCGTGGGCGGACAACAGAAATCCGCCCGTCCCCGCTGCCGGGTCGCAGACGGTGTCGTCGGGTTGCAGTTGCACGACATCTGTGATCGCCTTGATCAATTCGCGGGGCGTGAAGTATTGCCCTGCTCCCTTGGGGGACTCGGCGGCGCTTTTGGCCAACAGCCCTTCGTAGATGTCCCCTTTGACGTCCGCTTGCATCGACGACCATTTCTCGACGTCGATCAGATCCACGATCAACCGCTTGAGCGTTGCCGGGTTTTGGATTTCCGGCCGCGCCTTTTTGAAGATTTCCCCCAGCATCCCTGGCTGTCGGCCCAACTCTTCCAGGACGTGCCGATAGTGGATCTCCAATTCATCGCCGTCCCGCTTGAGCAGACTTTGCCAGCCCAATTTGGCCGGCACGATCGGCTTGCGGTTATGCGGCGGCTTGGTCTGTTCGTCGGCCATTTTCAGGAACAGCAGAAACGTAATCTGCTCCGTGTAGGCCATATACGACAGCCCGTCATCGCGAAGGACGTGGGCGAAGTTCCAGGCTTTGTTGACGATTTGTTGGGAGTTGGTCATTGCGAGGAATAAATCTCATACTCGTTGTAGTTGTCTTTTGTGATCTCTAACTCATCAATCATGTCGAATGATATTGTGCGCAGCCCTTTAATTTCATTTATTCCAACTTCGAGGTCGACTCGCACGCCAAAAACAAGACGAATATTCATGTCATGTTGAACATCCACATATGGGATTACGAGACGATCATCCGAGTCGTAATATGGCTCACCCTCTTCGGCATAACTCACGTTAAGCTCGACTAGGGCAGTTATCTTACCAACAAC from Symmachiella dynata encodes:
- a CDS encoding DUF4372 domain-containing protein; its protein translation is MAFSQLIFCDSLRDIETYLRAMPSKLYHAGFRSRVARSPLTDANRRRDLAESLISRVLISAYGRLLLLSPRGAK
- a CDS encoding winged helix-turn-helix domain-containing protein, which gives rise to MLSKQQRITLETSRRRFEHAAVELPVLDCWLIFADAENRDLFESACKHTGRHEHDRSSITGDFSISAGFTTTGQWNRDGFRKLIGVMRSAGDAVRESGWGKKYWPLQRPWGDGFYDWLTFLADRQFQDGQLNLWIPIRGPQKNVVMNWELMRLGTYPSDQLEEHGVDVERFKSWNGNPPNFMEFNLCDVVTLSIAVCSVVLNEVTARPTRTTTEPGVDVSPDANNEESIGDETDATGTGNDPEPFTGGQIVFFEDRVELCGVVIFSESMSTKKWRVLKLLRDIQSDKGRGYSGAKLAAELKLADARSAAGLIRDIRKQIKKALLADAKIDCKIDDVIVSGGPGYRFSHKLSVQGAAKNGETPLQDHETAQSLHGDPVRDTVNGPVGDPVLPSGDTVAVRQNRILQLLQSGLELRAPAIADELGSPLPTVKRDLKSLKGEGKVEFVGAPKTGHYRLCSRVDSGN
- a CDS encoding HsdM family class I SAM-dependent methyltransferase; this encodes MTNSQQIVNKAWNFAHVLRDDGLSYMAYTEQITFLLFLKMADEQTKPPHNRKPIVPAKLGWQSLLKRDGDELEIHYRHVLEELGRQPGMLGEIFKKARPEIQNPATLKRLIVDLIDVEKWSSMQADVKGDIYEGLLAKSAAESPKGAGQYFTPRELIKAITDVVQLQPDDTVCDPAAGTGGFLLSAHDYIVRHFTKELDKDQKKHLRTAFVKGWELVPNTARLCIMNLYLHGINADPCPIKSGVDSLAGDPGERFSVVLTNPPFGKKSSIAIVNEEGDLEKEDTSYERQDFWTSTKNKQLNFLQHVRTLLKINGRCAIVVPDNVLFEGGAGETVRRNLLQQCDVHTLLRLPTGIFYAQGVKANVLFFDAKPAQEKAWTKKLWVYDLRTNMHFTQKTNPLKRADLDDFVKCYKPKNRHRRKATWSEETPEGRWRAYDYDELAKRDKFNLDIFWLRDKSLEDSDDLPEPDVLAQEIADDLQTALDQFTAIAAELKE